The Papaver somniferum cultivar HN1 chromosome 3, ASM357369v1, whole genome shotgun sequence genome includes a region encoding these proteins:
- the LOC113358510 gene encoding cationic peroxidase 1-like, whose protein sequence is MACYRNPPALVFFLFIFATVSHAQLSPSFYATTCSSAADIVQSAVRSAINRDKGTGARLIRLFFHDCFVVGCDAGVLLDANLPSIDSEKNSISNENSLGGFDLIDKIKTALDKACPGPVVSCSDIIAIAARDSVVELGGTRWEVPLGRRDARTADRNEADNLPSPFSDLQVLIKNFTDKGFTAKEMVVLSGAHSVGVARCSLFRNHLYNGTNVEVTAANDRKSKCPSAGGDDNLSNLDHQSPNRFGNNYYQALIKRRGLMHSDQELFNGGSTDDFVKTYSQDSQAFFADFGNAMIKLGNLNTLTGNKGEIRTNCRKIN, encoded by the exons ATGGCTTGTTATAGAAATCCTCCAGCACTTGTTTTCTTTCTGTTTATATTCGCTACCGTTTCTCATGCACAACTATCTCCATCTTTCTATGCTACAACGTGTTCTTCAGCTGCTGATATTGTACAATCTGCGGTTCGTAGCGCGATAAATAGGGATAAGGGAACAGGAGCAAGACTCATTCGGTTATTCTTCCATGACTGTTTTGTTGTT GGATGTGACGCTGGGGTCTTATTAGATGCTAATCTTCCTAGTATTGATAGTGAGAAAAACTCTATTTCCAACGAGAACTCTCTGGGAGGGTTCGATTTGATTGACAAGATCAAGACTGCACTAGACAAAGCATGTCCAGGGCCCGTCGTCTCATGTTCAGATATTATCGCCATTGCAGCACGTGATTCAGTCGTTGAG TTGGGAGGTACTAGATGGGAAGTACCACTAGGAAGAAGGGATGCAAGGACTGCAGATAGAAACGAAGCAGATAATCTACCATCTCCATTCTCAGATCTTCAAGTTCTCATAAAGAATTTTACTGATAAAGGATTTACGGCTAAAGAAATGGTAGTTCTATCAGGAGCTCATTCTGTTGGTGTGGCACGCTGTTCATTATTTCGCAACCATTTGTACAACGGAACAAATGTTGAAGTAACTGCTGCAAATGACagaaaatctaaatgtccttccGCTGGCGGAGACGATAATTTATCTAATTTGGATCATCAAAGTCCAAACCGATTCGGTAACAATTATTATCAAGCACTTATTAAGAGGAGGGGTTTGATGCATTCTGATCAAGAACTTTTTAATGGTGGTTCTACTGATGATTTCGTGAAGACATACAGTCAGGATTCTCAAGCTTTCTTTGCCGACTTCGGGAATGCAATGATTAAATTGGGTAACCTTAATACTCTTACAGGAAACAAGGGTGAGATCAGAACAAATTGTAGAAAAATAAACTAA